acttctggaacattccttcaACTGTATAAACACTAATGTTCTGAACCTCTTAATCCATTATCTGTCCACTGAGAGAGACAGTTGTCTGcaaaatataatactgtaaaatctacccttttggtgtttttataggctacctttactatataaatttattttcactggTCCATATGGCATTCCACTAAGCACATATGATGAAGTATTTTATCAAGATTAGTCACAGTTTCATAATTCTGGGTGGTTACCCACCACATTACATAACCTGGAACATATTATTTATCTGGTTAGTGAAATATCCTGATGTAACAATAAATTACAACAATATCTGAGGTGTAAGTGAACTGTCATATGCAAAAGTGGGGGCTTCTCATCCTTGAACAGTACAAATTGATGCTACTGGATTTCATTCTCCAGTAATAAGGCAATCTATTATCGATGGGGTTGTAGTGAACtaataaaaattgaatatatgCACTGTCCAATGCTACTGGTGAAAAGTCAAGCACAGAGGTGACAGCTGATGACAGATGACCAGAGGGCTTCCCCACAGCAGTGGAGTGCTCAACTAGATGGCCTAAcaccttcaaaaataaactctttcacctTATCATTGTACAAAAAGCAACAAGCATCCGTAAAACATGAGGTTTGTTCATGTCCTCTTATACTCACCTTATAAATCAACACAATCTACTACCCCTGACTActtcaataattttatatattaaaaatcaattattgtACTAATATCTGTCCACTTACTATAAAAATCTTCCATGAGCAGTACAGAGAGAAGAAGTACCCCATGAAATTGAAAAATCGTCCTTGAAAGGTACTTGCCCATTCTAATCTTTCTCTTTGACCTTGCAATTCAACAGTTTCTAAGAACAACTGTCTGGAAagttcctgcaaaagaaaaagaaatctttgaGTAATGTGAACACTGGCAACAAGGTTCATATGGCATACAAGGGCACCTCCTTTTCTATTACATACATAGTACCTATAAAATAAACCGAACAATATTCTTCATCTTAACTTTCACAGTTAGCTGTAATTTCTGGTAACACATCTCAAGGATAATTAACAGAAAAGATTACACTAAAGATCTCAAGTAAATAACAGGACTTTCAGCTGagtttactattatatatatgctagctTCTGTCTATGGTTTATGTTACGTTACCTTCACTGGAAATGAGTTTACTATGGCAGTGTTCTTGTTTCTCAATAACTAGTGAGCCAAAATAGTACCAAATATCTGAACAAAAAATTGGTAAACCCAAACAACTCTgagcattttaataatttgatatcTCACCTCAAGAGCAGCAACCTCTTGCTTTATAGCGGTTACACTTTCCCCTTGTGGACGGGTGCTTGTTGTCACGCTGCGAAGAAGACCCCAAATACGAGAGCTTGATCCAGTGTCATCCTGAATCTATCATTAAAATACACAATGGCTTTTCAACTAAACCATATGACAAAAATCTAAATCCTCAGTATACATTAACATTCAAGTttatgtaaacaataaataaaaaatgattatgtAAGTTAAAAATCTTTTGATTATCATTTACACAAAACCAAGAATGTTAATATAAAGGATAAGCAGGAAAGGGCAAgacattataaaacaaaaagtaaagtaTTACATAAAAGTCATTACCTCAAGTACTGACTCAATgtgcagtacaggcagtcccctctTAACAGCAAGGGTTCTGTTCTCTGCCAAGcgctgctaaccaaaaatcggcaataataatactaataacctGCTTAATGGTGCCGCTAACCGGAGATTGGCACCACTAAACAGAGAACAGcaccaaaaatccagttaatgACGTCGCTAGACAAGTAACATAAGACCGGATCGCCGCTAACTGATGCCActggtaagcggggactgcctgtattactgTGAAAGCTTCTGTTTAGATTCTAATGACtttaatgcatatttatacatataaacactgtACAATATAATACCTTAGaagtgtgcctctctctctctgcaagtgcTATCCTTTTCTTTTTGCTCACAATGACATCAATAGTTTGCAGCAGCCTACGTTCCTGAGACTGAATGTCATGTTTTGTAACTGGAcgcatgaaaatattcatagatgTGTATGGGTAGTTCACAGCACCAAATCCTGATAATGCAGCCATAACTGTCACCCCTATGACGCCAATGCGACTGATACTCTGTCAATAAAAAATCATGGGATATCAACAGATATGAAATGGCAGGACAAAAACCAATCTGTGGCAACAATATAGCAGAGTAATAATATCAGACATGAAATAATTAACACATTCAGTAACCATCACTGATAATGGAATTTTCCTATGCAAGCACTAGTGTTTTACCCTTAACTACATAAATGCACTAGAAAACATAAATGTCTAGAAATCCTTCAAAGATTTTCAGATGATTTTAATGAgtacaatattaaattttaacaccTGGGAATATATTTGGGCAAACATTCAGTGACTTGTTATTGTCTATGAGCAGTACAGATCATGAATAGCATGTGATTTTAGTGTTTCACTAAACCCTTACTGAATTTTTACTAGACCTTAGTAACAAGCCATAACCATGACTTGAGTGTAacttttttatgaagttttattgAACCTGGTAATTCTATACAGTACTGTTGCTGAGAATTAAGCAGACTGCACGACAACAAAGGCTCTTGCACAATGGCCCAGCCCATAAGTAAACATCGTGTTTTTTTTGGAAGTGATAAAGAAACCTAGTGTGGACCTGTCCTCAACTTGCCTAGATGAAGGAATTAACTAATCGTCATTCAAGAGATATCTTTCTAGTGCTGAGAGTGCATATATACAAATCTTGTATGGCTTCAGTGTTTCTGAAACTACAATCAGATTTTATCTCAGTTTTTACTTCTGAATGCAGTGATACAGATATTGGGaggtacaaaaaattttttcaagactAGCTCCATGAAAGCTATTTGGTAATTCATTCTAAACATTCTCATCAAAGTCCTATAAGTATATCTTATCTACTTCATCTAAGGTGAAACTTCATTTCAAGGAACCACAATTTGACATGTGTATTTCATAGCATCAATTAAGAGTTctaggtggtaaaaaaaaaatgtcagtttatttaaaatttgtacgGGCACAAAAGTTGTCAACCATTTGGCTAAGCAACTGAACTCAAACTTGGAAAAAGCATTTAAGcacttaaaaaatatacagtagattgCATAGCACAACCAAAACTTAGTCGCTTAAAAAAGGTCTCATTAAGCAATTATGGCAACACAATTATCAAAATACCACTCACTTGCTCTATTGATAATATTCCATGTTGAGGACTAAGAATTGGGAAAGGATCCCCAATTTTCCAGAAGCAAACCATAAATACACCCCACGTAACGATAGACAGAATGTTCACCCACTCACCACGAACTGTTGGAAAGTgtaatagataagaaaaaatttttgtcaatTATGAATATTCAGTTAACAAAAAAACTGTCAACAACAACTGTTGTACTTGAGACAACACTTAAAAATACATGTATGACCTACAAATGAATTATCTTTCCtcttataaattactttttatcctATTAATACTGATAATACTAATGTACAAAACAGTACTCAGATCTCatagatagaaaaaaattgttttcaatgtGTGCTGAACCCATCCCAACTCTTGACTTAAGCATATATTCACTTCCAACATTCCTTCttcaaaatccttaaaaatatttgatgagaatgaataaaaaatcatgcaaagaaatataaactaTCTCTTCTATGGCTTACCTATTCGTATATTTGAAACAACAAAGTGGCACAAGTAGAAGGGGATGACAAGAATAAGCATTATAAGCATCGAATATAAAACCACTTGCCAATAAAGGTATCgagacctgaaaaaaaaaaaaataaattgtcatgAAGCATTTGCATTTCTAGTGTCATAATATGGCTAAGCAATGCAAAGCACTATGGATTAAGTCATTTTTGAAATagctgttttattaatttcattaaagttTGTCTCAGCACCTAATGATGATAAAGTTTACCTCAGTACCTGTACTTGTTATAAGTAAcaatttccaaagaaaatgaaTTGGGTTACAGTTTTTTCAGGACAAAGTGCTAGCAATTTAAAGTACAGTGTAACACAAAGTATCATAAAATATCTGGAGTATTTTCACTTATGTCTTACCCAGCTTCAAGAACTGCAGCTATCTCGAAGATGATTAGCTCAAACATTGTACAAGACAGCATAAATATCATTGGAAAAAACAACTGTACAAAAGTATTATGAGCTTCATAATCTCTGAAGATTTTCTTCACGAACCACACCCatcctccaatgaagaacatcaactgaaaaattaatgttatcattTAACAAAAGCTTCAAAATAATCAAGAGCactttgattttaatattgctGATGAAGatgaatgtgataaaaaataattcttgtaTTAGCCTACATAttgtattttacaaaatctttctactttacttttctcttaaaaaacaaattaacagttCTGTAACCTCACTAAAATCTATTCAGTGAAATTTAAATTGCCATAAAATGCTACAAAATCAGAATAACAAAGTAAAGTGTATAAATCCTAATTAATTCATTAGGTATATAAGGCTACATCTATCGTTTGTATGTTCTTACTGTTTAATTATACGGCTACATAGCCACTACAGTTGCAAACAAGCTTGGCCCAGGGTAACCTAGCCAGAAATATTGGGAGGAATGGTGGTGGAAGAGCCTCCTATAGACATGTGGTTACtcaaatgcaaataaacatacTAAGCCATTGTCTAAGCTAAGAATAAGATAGGTCAGGTAGAGAACAATGTTTCCTACATTATGTGAGGTTAGGATATGTCACTGGAAGGACTGCAGGCATCAGTTTTGGTAAAAGTTCGTTTTCGGTCCAAACTCcagttccacatgagggctagtactaaacacagcgaaacagtgattcatctacattgttttgccgtgtttagtactagcccctgggaggtcaaatatatttcaccgtgtttagtactagccctgggggtcaaatgtctttcgctgtgtttagtactagcccctggggaatcaaatgtcccttcaaatgtccctaagtacattttgcaaaattgaaactttgaaaaatcctcaattatttacatatactttattctttattgtgataaatattagtttgcaaggattatgtaaatggaatatttttaaaattttttatgaagattctttaatataataaaaaaaattgagcagGATGTTCCGGGGAAATCTAAGATGGTCCTCAATTTTTTGCAAGGTTAACAAGGTCCATAAAGAATGAAGCCTAGCCTATGGCCAGGTAGGATGCAGCATTCTGAGGtttccctaggttaggttaagttgtaAACCACTGTCACTACTGACTCCCATAGCCATTGTTTGGcctatatttaatttacatatatacttaagAATGCTAAATACAGC
The nucleotide sequence above comes from Macrobrachium rosenbergii isolate ZJJX-2024 chromosome 1, ASM4041242v1, whole genome shotgun sequence. Encoded proteins:
- the GPHR gene encoding Golgi pH regulator isoform X1: MGILVDSAIMIGSMLMFFIGGWVWFVKKIFRDYEAHNTFVQLFFPMIFMLSCTMFELIIFEIAAVLEAGSRYLYWQVVLYSMLIMLILVIPFYLCHFVVSNIRIVRGEWVNILSIVTWGVFMVCFWKIGDPFPILSPQHGILSIEQSISRIGVIGVTVMAALSGFGAVNYPYTSMNIFMRPVTKHDIQSQERRLLQTIDVIVSKKKRIALAERERHTSKIQDDTGSSSRIWGLLRSVTTSTRPQGESVTAIKQEVAALEELSRQLFLETVELQGQRERLEWASTFQGRFFNFMGYFFSLYCSWKIFISLVNIVFDRVGRKDPVTKGMEIAVHWLGFDIDVQFWSQHISFFLVGCIIVTSIRGFILTLTRFFYAVSSSKSSNIIVLVLAQLMGMYFVSMVMLMRMNMPLEYRTIITQVLGDLQFHFYHRWFDVIFLVSALTTMGILYLAHKQVNSTDKTESFYGHKW
- the GPHR gene encoding Golgi pH regulator isoform X2, whose amino-acid sequence is MFFIGGWVWFVKKIFRDYEAHNTFVQLFFPMIFMLSCTMFELIIFEIAAVLEAGSRYLYWQVVLYSMLIMLILVIPFYLCHFVVSNIRIVRGEWVNILSIVTWGVFMVCFWKIGDPFPILSPQHGILSIEQSISRIGVIGVTVMAALSGFGAVNYPYTSMNIFMRPVTKHDIQSQERRLLQTIDVIVSKKKRIALAERERHTSKIQDDTGSSSRIWGLLRSVTTSTRPQGESVTAIKQEVAALEELSRQLFLETVELQGQRERLEWASTFQGRFFNFMGYFFSLYCSWKIFISLVNIVFDRVGRKDPVTKGMEIAVHWLGFDIDVQFWSQHISFFLVGCIIVTSIRGFILTLTRFFYAVSSSKSSNIIVLVLAQLMGMYFVSMVMLMRMNMPLEYRTIITQVLGDLQFHFYHRWFDVIFLVSALTTMGILYLAHKQVNSTDKTESFYGHKW